TGCGCGGCAGTCGCTCATGGGGGAAACCCCCTTCTCTACGAGACGCTCCACGAAGGCGTTAGCCTCTCCCTTTGGGAGAAGACCGCGCTGCCTTGTCTCTGTGGTTAAATAAATTATTTTTAAACCGCAGAGGCACAGAGAAGCCAGTACGTTGGGCGGGTTCCCCGAGTAGCAACTGGCGTAGCGCAGAGAGAAAAAAGAGATTTTACGAGTCACCTTGAAAAGGCTAGTCTGAAATTCTTATATAAAATATCTCAACAAGGAGATTTTTATCTTGTTTGTTAATATTTATTGCTTAATCTTATAAAATAGGTAATCAGCCGTGTAATTTACGCTAGTTTCTCGATTTTCGGATGATTTATCACACCCTTGAACAGGAGCTTTTCCACCAACTGTATTGATCCGTTGAACCCAATTTACTTGGTGGAAGAGACCATTTCCCTCATGAGATTGCGCTTCTAATAATAGCCAGGGAATGGCATCGTCTTCTGGTGCATTTACCTTAGATTTCAATTTCCCTAAAACTTTGCTACCGTCTTTGGCTTCCCAGGTGGGGCCTGCATAATGCTTGCCCAAATCTTGCCCTTGCTCATCTAGTAACACGGCATCGGGAGCCTTAAGCGTCCATTCATATTGCTCAGGAGATTCTGATTTCGGTTTGCAGATATAGATTTGTGAACCCTTGGCAGATGCTTTTAAAAGAAGTTGCTCACCATTTGGGACTTTTATAGTAGCAGGGATCGCAGCTACATCCGCTATGCGTTGGGCAGGCTCCATAGTTCCTGCGATCGCAGTTTTTACAGAAACGCCCCACCCATTCAGCATCAGCAGCGAAACAACGAGGCTGCAATTTAGCTGAATAATTTTACAAAAAGTAGGTGACATAGTAGTTATCTCCTTCACTTGTGATTTTAAAGCTTTTGTCGCGCCATCAGTTGGGCAAACAATCCTGGTTGATTAGCGAGTTGATCAAAACTGCCTTCTTGGACTACACGACCATTCTCGAATACATAGATGCGATCGGCGTTGCGAATGGTACTCAGACGGTGAGCGATCGCAATTCGTGTCACCTTCAAACGCTCTAAACTTTGACTGACGATCGCTTGGGTGCGGTTATCTAAGGCACTGGTGGCTTCATCAAATAACAAGATTTTGGGTTTTAATACTAGCGATCGGGCAATCAATAATCGCTGGCGTTGCCCTCCAGAGATATTAGTTCCTCCTTCACTAATTACCGTGTGCATTCCCATTGGCATCGATTCGACATCTTCAGCAAAGCCAGCCATCCGCGCGGCTTCCCACGCTTCATCCATTGAGATCATCGCTCCACTGGCGATATTCTCAAAGATCGATGCAGATGTCAATCGGCTATTTTGCATCACAACTCCTAGTTGCCGACGCATTGCATGAATATCTAACCCGGTTAAATCTTGTCCGTCGTAATAAATCGTGCCAGATTCCGGGACATCAAACCCCAGTAATAATCGGAACAGGGTTGATTTTCCACTCCCCGAAGCTCCGACAAAAGCGATAAATTCCCCAGCTTCCGCATGAATGCTAACATCATCCAATGTCAAAGGCCCGTCATCTCGATACCGGAAAATCACATGATCCACAACCAATCGTCCAGAAAGCCGACCTGGATCGGTTTTTTCCGAGTCAACTTCCGGTTTGGATTCCAGAATCGGCTGCGCTCGTTCCCACAAAGGAACCACTTGCAAGACATCTATAATCGTGCCGCTGAGACTGGTAGCTCCACCGATAAATGTGCCAAATGCTGCATTAAATGCTAAAAATACACCTGTAGATAAACCACCTTCTGGGGAATTGGCTTGCTGAAGTAAACTGCTGGCGAACCAGAAGAGGATTGCTGTAGTCAATACAGGCAAGATTTTATTAATCACAGCCAGAGCATCTTCAATGCCTTGGGTACTCAGCATCCATTTGATTTGCTGACTATACTGTTTTCCCCAAAAAGCAAAGGCGCGGGCTTCTGCGCCTGCAACTCGCAATTTGCTAACGCCGTTGATTAACTGCACCATTACCCCTGAGAGTTGTCCTTGTAACTCTAGTAAGGGACGAACCTTCCGTAGAGTGTAAATTCCCGAAACCAGAGTAATAGTAATGTTGACAAAAGCAACAAGAGTGGCAATTAACGCTAGCGAACCGTTGTAATAAAAAAGCAGTCCTAAATTCAGAAACGCGAACAAACTGGTGAAAATACTTCTAAGAACCGTGCTACTAAGCTTTTGGCGGATTTGGCTAATGGCGCTTACCCGTGAATTTAAGTCTCCAGTTGAGTACTGACGGAAGAATGATGCTTTTAGATTCAATAACCGATCCCAGACTGCTGCTTGGGTGGAAGCATCGGCAAAGGTTTCCACGCGCATGATTGCAAAGCCTTGAGCAAGTTGAAACAAGGTGCTACCAAATGCAGTTGCTAGCAGCGCTAAGGCAATTTGCACTAATAAGCCGCGATTGGCATCAGGAATGGCACTGTCAATCAAGATGGCCATAGCTTGGGGGACAATCATTCCTAATAAACTCGTCGCCATACCCGCAGCCAAGACAATCAACAATTCCTTGTAGTGTCCTTGGAGAGCAAATTTCAGTAAATCGATGGTGGTGAGAACTTTATCAGGTAATGGGCGATAGAAGGTATAGCCCGTTAGCGCCAGTTTAATCGCACTTTTAGCATTAACCGGAGTGCGCGATCGCTTAATTGGATCAAAAATCTCATAGCGGGTATCAGACACAGGTAACAGCGCCACAGGATTGTTATCTTCTAGCGTGTAAGCCAGCATTGCACCGCAATCCTTCTTCCACCATTGACCTTGTAAAGCGATCGTTCGGGTTCGTAAACGAGAAGCACGAGCGATCGCTTGTAGCGGATCTTGAACTCGTTTCAGGTCTTCAGACTTAGCTGGTGGTCGAATCGTCACACCCAAAGTTCGCCCCACAGCACCCGCAGCAATCAGCAAAGCTTGGTCAAAATCATTGGCTTCAATTTGAGCAGAAGCGGCAATTTGTGGAGATTGCAGCAACGAGGCTAACTCGCCCAGCGTCTCCTTCATTACATGATCGTTGAGGTGTTGCCGTTCTTGAAATCGGTTTAATTCTACCGCTTTTTCTTGCTGTTCCAGAAGAAAAAGACTCTGAAGAAAGTAGACTTGAATTTGGAAAATCCCCCTCAACAGAGTATTTCCATCCTCAATCTCAGACGTAGTTAGGATTTCTAGCTCGGTTGTATCTTCAGCTTGAAACCACATATCTGCGCTCAACGGCACCAATCCTGATTGAGGCATGACTAAGAGTGTCTCAAACCCCATCCAAACCGCATAACCACGCTGAATTTGCACCCAGGATACCAGTTCTCGCTGTGGTTGGAAAATCTGACCATTGCTGAGTGAGAAATAGCGAACCCCTTCTTCTTGAAACGGCAGTCCAGGTGGAGTAATAGAAGACAGCGCCAATCCTAGTTGCTCAATCCATCCCTCTATTAAAGTTACGGCTTCACCATTGCGATCGCTAATAAATTCCCGAAAATCTTTCCTTGAAACTTTCATAAGTTCCGTTTCTTCAATCGACACCGCCAGAAGTTGATACGGTATCGGCTGAGAATCACTAATGATGCCAAACATTGCCTGTCTAGTTCGGGTGGTAAATAAATAGCGGCGACTTCCCTCAGCAATTCCCTCTTTCACCGGAATCGCAAACACCGCTAATGAACCCGATTTTACGATCCAAATCGTCTTCGGGTCATTGAGAATAATTGGCTCATTGCCTTTGAAGTGATAGTACTCTCCCGGCAGGGTAGCGCTGCGAATTTGATCTAACATATATATTCCTGCTCCCTAAAATTAATATAAAATCGAATAATTTTTGACATTTAACGTGTATACTTACCTCTTGCCTCATCCGAGATCGGCTAAAAATTTCAGACAAACATTAATCAACACCAACTCTCTAAAATGAAACAACAGATTTAACTCTGACCTTTCCGCAATTTTTAATTTTTGATTTTTAATTTTTAATTCTAATCACTCCTCCTGAGCCGCTTCCCCTTCACTGCGAATCAATTGCAAATACTTACCTTCAACCTTCTGCAATTCTTCATGGCTACCGCGTTGTACCACCTTGCCGCGATCGAAGACAATAATTTCGTCACAATCCCGAATTGTGCTTAACCGATGCGCCACAATTACACAAGTACAGCCACGCTCCCGGAGTCTCTGATCGATCGTCTTTTCTGCCTCGGAATCAAGCGCACTGGTCGCTTCATCCATCACCAAAATTGCCGGATTATTCACTAAAGTGCGGGCAATTTCTAATCGCTGTCGCTGCCCACCGCTCAAATTAGATGCCCCTTCTGCGAGGTCAGCGTTGTAGCCTCCAGGCATGGAAAGTACTACATCCTGAATAGCGGCATCTTTACAAGCGCGAACCAAGTTACTAAAAGGAACAGTCGAATCCCAAAGCGTAAGATTGTCGCGCACAGTGCCTGCAAATAGTGAGATATCTTGCTCAACAAGCGCAATTGAATTAGTCAGAATCGATCGCGGAATATGTTTTCTGGGTTTACCATCAAATAAAATCTCTCCCGCCCACTGTTCGTATAATCCACACACCAACTTGGCGACGGTTGACTTACCCGAACCACTGCCACCCACTAAAGCAACTCGTTGACCGGGTTTAAGTGAAAGACTAAAATTTTCGATTAAGGGAGGTGCAGAGCGGTTATAGCCAAAGGTGATATTACGGAGTTCAACATAGCCCTGAAGTCGAACGTTTGCGGCAGGTAGTTGAGTTGGCGATATACTAATGTCTCGCTCTACGGCAGGATCGATCGGATTGCGTAACACATCATCTAACCTACCCAAATTGCCTTCCATTTCCTGGAGTTCACCCGCTAAACTCACCAGATTATTTACAGGCTCTAAAAATCTTTGCATCAAGGCTTGAAAGGCAATGAGCATCCCAATACTGAGTACACCATCCATTACCCGTAGCCCTCCCACCGCTAGCAAAAGCATGGATGTAATGGAGGTGAGAAATGACGGCAATACACCTAGGTTTTGATTAGTCGTATCCATTTCTTGCCGAGCATTAATTGCCTTAGCGTAATAACCTGCCCAGCGCGAAAAGAATTCTGACTCTAGCCCGGATGCTTTGAGCGTTTCCATACTTTGCAGTCCAGAAATCGCTACTCCATTGACTTTGCCTTGTTCTTGCATTAATCGCAAGTTGGCATCGACGCGCTGCCGTGAAACCCATCGCCACACGCTGACATTCACGATTACAAAGGCAATGCCGATCGCAGTGAGAACGACATCATATTGCAACATGACTGCGGCATAAAAGATAACGGTGAAGGCTGAAATTACTGTCGTCGCTAATCTTCCTGAGAGCAGATTCGCCAAGCTATCGTTGAGGCGGACACGGCTACTAATTTCACCAGCAAATCGCTGATCGTAAAAACTCACTGGCAGCCGGAGAATATGCCACAAGAATCGGCTAGACATCCCCACAGCCAGCTTAATTTTCATGCGTCGCAAAAATTGCAACTGAAGCAATGTTAAAAAACCATTCAATATGGCTGTGAGGATCATCCCTAAAATTAATGGTCGCAACCAATCACTTCTGCCTTCAATCAAAACATTATCAACAAAGGCTTGGGAGAACGCAGGGATGGCTAATCCGGGAATCACTAACAGCAAACCAGCGATCACACAATAAACCAATGCTCCTAGAGAACTCTGCAATCGATCCCATAAGGATAATGTCAGGCTCGGTTTCCGTCCTCCTGGCTGGAATTCTGCACTCGGTTCACCAACTAGTACTACCCCGGTAAAAGACTGATCGAATTCTGGGAGTGAAACTGTGCGCGGCCCGGTGGCAGGATCGTTAAGATAAACTTTGTCTTTGGCAAATCCTTCGACTATTAGAAAATGGTTGAAATTCCAAAAGACAATATAAGGACATTGCAGTTTGCGTAACCCAGCTAAATCGACCTTAAAGCCTTTTGCCTGCAAACCATAGCTGCGAGCCGCATTGAGAATATTAGATGCTTTACTGCCATCTCGGGAAACACCACAAGCTTGACGGAGTTCTGCAAGGGGTACAATGCGATTATAGTATCCTAAAATAATTCCCAGTGCGGCTGCACCGCATTCCACTGCCTCCATTTGTAAGAGGGTGGGAGTCCGACGACGGCGATCGGGACGGCTGAAGAGCCGTTGAAATTTTTTAAATCGAAGCCCAATTTGTGATTGAATTTGCCGCATAATCAATACATTCCACTCCACGATCGCAGAATCGGAAACACAAAGGAAATCGGGGATTGTTCATCCACTTTTACACGCACTGAAGTAGTGGTTCCTGGTGTAATTTGGCTATTTGGCCCTTTAGAGGATGACCACCGAAAATGGCTTTTAGTCGAGGGATCTGGCTCAAGTTCCGCAAAAACTTGAATTTGTGCGCCTTCTGTGGTTAACCCTTGTAAAACTTCTAGACCACCGACAACACTTGATGCGCTTTCCTTACTAACCGGAAATGCAGAAATACTTGTGACTTTCCCGATAATACCACCAAAGCGTTCTCGTTTAACGGTCGAAGGAGTGACTTGCAACTCCATCCCCTTTTGAATCTTTTTGCCTTCGCTGACCGGGAAGAATGCCACCCCAACTAACTTATTCCCGGAGTCTCTAGCTTCGATTGTGCCAATGCGAGCGCCCTTTTCCAGGGTTTGTCCAGGAACAGCAGAAAGTTCTAGAATTCGTCCATTGAAATTGCTAGTAACCTGGCTGTTTGCCTTGATTTCTAATTTTAATTCTGCGATCGCTCGCTGGGTGTCTTGAATTTCTTTTCTTCGATTAGTAGAAATAGCTAAATCTTGTTCTGCTTGCCCAGCAAACTTACTGTCTAATACTGCTAACTGTGCTTGCAGTTCTTTTGTTGAATTGATATTTGCTAAGAATTCTCTTTCTGCATCCGCTTCTTTAACATTAAGTTGTTTGAGTTGCGATTCGATTTCATTGATTTTGGTTTTACTGTTGAGAAATTCCTGTTGCGCCTGAAGAACGGTATCACTCGAAACTGCTCCTTCTTCGCGTAGCTTTTGGCGAATGTCAAATCGTTCTTTGAACGTGGGCATCAAATCTCGCGTTGTCTGCAACTGTTCCTGTAAGTTCTGACGCTCTTGCCGAATCGACTCCAGACCTTTACTTCTGAGAATTGGTGTTAGTGATTGGGTTGTTTTGAGAGTTTGCAGGAGTGCTTGACGTTGTTGCCCAATTGCACCCTTATCTAAAACCGTTCGCTGAAGTTGCAGAGAATTGGCATTTTGGTCTTGTTCCTGAAGTTGAGCAAGCTTGACTCGTGCAAGTTTCAACTTATCTTGAAGTTCAGTTTGGTCGATTGTTGCTAGTACCTGTCCTTTCTTCACCTCATCGCCTGTACGAACAAAAAGCATGAGAATCTGCCCGGAACTAGGAGACTGGAACCCAACGACTTTGCTAGGAAAAACCACTACGCCTTGTCCAGCTACAGTAATGGGAATGCGACCAAAAACACTCCAAACAAGTCCAACAACAATTAGAGATCCCATCGCAGTTAACGGTATCCATTTCTTTGGTTGAACCACCTGCATGAGTTGATCGAGCCGCTCCGGGGAGGATAAACGATCGAGTGCTTCTTTGCGGAATAGATTGCTTTTGTTGGTCGTTACCATACTGACTCCATTCAAGTTGTAGAAATTTGTATATTAGGGAATTGGGAATTGGGAATGAGGGGAGCAAAGGAAGTCGGGGAAAATCAGAGAGAAGAATTAATAACCTATGCCCAATGACA
The Nostoc punctiforme PCC 73102 genome window above contains:
- a CDS encoding NHLP family bacteriocin export ABC transporter peptidase/permease/ATPase subunit; protein product: MRQIQSQIGLRFKKFQRLFSRPDRRRRTPTLLQMEAVECGAAALGIILGYYNRIVPLAELRQACGVSRDGSKASNILNAARSYGLQAKGFKVDLAGLRKLQCPYIVFWNFNHFLIVEGFAKDKVYLNDPATGPRTVSLPEFDQSFTGVVLVGEPSAEFQPGGRKPSLTLSLWDRLQSSLGALVYCVIAGLLLVIPGLAIPAFSQAFVDNVLIEGRSDWLRPLILGMILTAILNGFLTLLQLQFLRRMKIKLAVGMSSRFLWHILRLPVSFYDQRFAGEISSRVRLNDSLANLLSGRLATTVISAFTVIFYAAVMLQYDVVLTAIGIAFVIVNVSVWRWVSRQRVDANLRLMQEQGKVNGVAISGLQSMETLKASGLESEFFSRWAGYYAKAINARQEMDTTNQNLGVLPSFLTSITSMLLLAVGGLRVMDGVLSIGMLIAFQALMQRFLEPVNNLVSLAGELQEMEGNLGRLDDVLRNPIDPAVERDISISPTQLPAANVRLQGYVELRNITFGYNRSAPPLIENFSLSLKPGQRVALVGGSGSGKSTVAKLVCGLYEQWAGEILFDGKPRKHIPRSILTNSIALVEQDISLFAGTVRDNLTLWDSTVPFSNLVRACKDAAIQDVVLSMPGGYNADLAEGASNLSGGQRQRLEIARTLVNNPAILVMDEATSALDSEAEKTIDQRLRERGCTCVIVAHRLSTIRDCDEIIVFDRGKVVQRGSHEELQKVEGKYLQLIRSEGEAAQEE
- a CDS encoding NHLP bacteriocin system secretion protein, producing the protein MVTTNKSNLFRKEALDRLSSPERLDQLMQVVQPKKWIPLTAMGSLIVVGLVWSVFGRIPITVAGQGVVVFPSKVVGFQSPSSGQILMLFVRTGDEVKKGQVLATIDQTELQDKLKLARVKLAQLQEQDQNANSLQLQRTVLDKGAIGQQRQALLQTLKTTQSLTPILRSKGLESIRQERQNLQEQLQTTRDLMPTFKERFDIRQKLREEGAVSSDTVLQAQQEFLNSKTKINEIESQLKQLNVKEADAEREFLANINSTKELQAQLAVLDSKFAGQAEQDLAISTNRRKEIQDTQRAIAELKLEIKANSQVTSNFNGRILELSAVPGQTLEKGARIGTIEARDSGNKLVGVAFFPVSEGKKIQKGMELQVTPSTVKRERFGGIIGKVTSISAFPVSKESASSVVGGLEVLQGLTTEGAQIQVFAELEPDPSTKSHFRWSSSKGPNSQITPGTTTSVRVKVDEQSPISFVFPILRSWSGMY
- a CDS encoding NHLP bacteriocin export ABC transporter permease/ATPase subunit translates to MLDQIRSATLPGEYYHFKGNEPIILNDPKTIWIVKSGSLAVFAIPVKEGIAEGSRRYLFTTRTRQAMFGIISDSQPIPYQLLAVSIEETELMKVSRKDFREFISDRNGEAVTLIEGWIEQLGLALSSITPPGLPFQEEGVRYFSLSNGQIFQPQRELVSWVQIQRGYAVWMGFETLLVMPQSGLVPLSADMWFQAEDTTELEILTTSEIEDGNTLLRGIFQIQVYFLQSLFLLEQQEKAVELNRFQERQHLNDHVMKETLGELASLLQSPQIAASAQIEANDFDQALLIAAGAVGRTLGVTIRPPAKSEDLKRVQDPLQAIARASRLRTRTIALQGQWWKKDCGAMLAYTLEDNNPVALLPVSDTRYEIFDPIKRSRTPVNAKSAIKLALTGYTFYRPLPDKVLTTIDLLKFALQGHYKELLIVLAAGMATSLLGMIVPQAMAILIDSAIPDANRGLLVQIALALLATAFGSTLFQLAQGFAIMRVETFADASTQAAVWDRLLNLKASFFRQYSTGDLNSRVSAISQIRQKLSSTVLRSIFTSLFAFLNLGLLFYYNGSLALIATLVAFVNITITLVSGIYTLRKVRPLLELQGQLSGVMVQLINGVSKLRVAGAEARAFAFWGKQYSQQIKWMLSTQGIEDALAVINKILPVLTTAILFWFASSLLQQANSPEGGLSTGVFLAFNAAFGTFIGGATSLSGTIIDVLQVVPLWERAQPILESKPEVDSEKTDPGRLSGRLVVDHVIFRYRDDGPLTLDDVSIHAEAGEFIAFVGASGSGKSTLFRLLLGFDVPESGTIYYDGQDLTGLDIHAMRRQLGVVMQNSRLTSASIFENIASGAMISMDEAWEAARMAGFAEDVESMPMGMHTVISEGGTNISGGQRQRLLIARSLVLKPKILLFDEATSALDNRTQAIVSQSLERLKVTRIAIAHRLSTIRNADRIYVFENGRVVQEGSFDQLANQPGLFAQLMARQKL
- a CDS encoding DUF3455 domain-containing protein, with translation MSPTFCKIIQLNCSLVVSLLMLNGWGVSVKTAIAGTMEPAQRIADVAAIPATIKVPNGEQLLLKASAKGSQIYICKPKSESPEQYEWTLKAPDAVLLDEQGQDLGKHYAGPTWEAKDGSKVLGKLKSKVNAPEDDAIPWLLLEAQSHEGNGLFHQVNWVQRINTVGGKAPVQGCDKSSENRETSVNYTADYLFYKIKQ